Proteins found in one Paenibacillus borealis genomic segment:
- a CDS encoding ABC transporter substrate-binding protein, translating into MTKKKGWLSLLLATVFLVSGCSQGNNESANSGNAASNNSGGTAPATTATDSGNEGAALAPAKLKIVLYGDESNRMKELAKTEFFDVIKKEINAEVEFQFLPWTEYGGGKTDLMLSTGEDFATYTDANYMVKSVAKGLYTDLTPYISAAAADLSAAVDEASFRAFQLDGKQYAVPVGNKPNSAEFYSVLVRQDLLEEAGMTQVSSLAELEQFYDKVHALHPELIGYANTDARRMLQYDFTDKNLYWQNDFIALDESAKDDQIISWFESPEFKTYAGLMHGWYEKGIIPKYAATNVPQLQSDWNSGKAMFWAGTAARPFEGAATISQAMPEAKLVNYFLGTGRPKISRGTYSTAFFVSAAAKDPERYVMFFNLLQKNQELYDLFAYGIEGTDYTLDANGRLTKINTDSLIPDWLLMNKNFMRFDNTVPDDFIADYKAWDDGAIISKGAGFNFDNTPVKNEETKLNGVFTEYLAPIGSGFSDYNTAFPKALERLKAAGIDKYIAEYQKQFSEWYAKQQ; encoded by the coding sequence GCACCGGCAACAACTGCGACAGACAGTGGAAATGAAGGTGCAGCTCTGGCACCGGCCAAGCTGAAGATTGTGCTGTACGGGGACGAGTCGAACCGGATGAAGGAGCTGGCCAAGACGGAGTTCTTTGATGTGATCAAAAAAGAAATCAATGCCGAGGTTGAATTTCAGTTCCTGCCCTGGACGGAATACGGCGGCGGCAAAACGGACCTGATGCTGTCAACCGGCGAGGATTTCGCGACCTATACAGATGCCAACTATATGGTGAAATCTGTAGCCAAAGGACTCTACACCGACCTCACTCCCTATATCTCTGCAGCAGCAGCGGATTTGAGTGCGGCGGTGGACGAGGCTTCCTTCCGGGCCTTCCAGCTGGACGGGAAACAATATGCGGTTCCTGTAGGCAACAAGCCGAATTCCGCTGAATTTTACAGTGTGCTGGTCCGGCAGGATCTGCTGGAGGAGGCAGGAATGACCCAGGTCTCCTCCCTTGCCGAGCTTGAGCAGTTCTATGATAAAGTCCATGCGCTTCACCCCGAGCTGATCGGATATGCCAACACGGATGCCCGCAGAATGCTGCAATATGACTTCACCGACAAGAATCTGTACTGGCAAAATGATTTCATCGCCCTGGATGAATCGGCCAAGGATGATCAGATTATCAGCTGGTTCGAATCTCCTGAATTCAAAACCTATGCCGGGCTGATGCACGGCTGGTACGAGAAAGGGATCATTCCGAAATATGCCGCAACGAATGTGCCTCAGCTGCAGTCTGACTGGAACTCCGGCAAAGCGATGTTCTGGGCGGGAACCGCAGCACGTCCGTTTGAAGGCGCAGCTACCATCTCACAGGCAATGCCTGAAGCCAAGCTGGTCAATTATTTCCTGGGCACCGGCCGTCCAAAAATCAGCAGAGGCACCTACAGCACCGCCTTCTTCGTCTCTGCCGCAGCCAAGGACCCTGAGCGTTATGTCATGTTCTTCAACCTGCTGCAAAAAAACCAGGAGCTGTATGACCTGTTCGCCTATGGTATTGAGGGAACTGATTATACACTGGACGCTAACGGCCGTCTGACGAAAATTAACACCGATTCGCTGATTCCCGACTGGCTGCTGATGAACAAGAACTTCATGCGCTTTGACAACACTGTACCGGATGATTTCATTGCCGATTACAAAGCATGGGATGACGGAGCGATTATTTCCAAGGGTGCAGGCTTCAACTTCGACAATACCCCGGTTAAAAATGAAGAAACCAAGCTGAACGGCGTATTTACCGAATACCTTGCCCCCATCGGCAGCGGCTTCAGTGATTATAACACTGCCTTCCCGAAGGCACTGGAACGGTTAAAAGCAGCCGGTATCGACAAATACATCGCCGAATACCAGAAGCAGTTCTCCGAATGGTATGCGAAGCAGCAATAG